The proteins below are encoded in one region of candidate division WOR-3 bacterium:
- a CDS encoding CTP synthase → MAKFIFISGGVVSSLGKGIATASIGLLLKSRGLRVVPLKFDPYINVDPGTMSPFQHGEVFVTDDGAETDLDLGHYERFIGRALSRDNNLTAGQIYSAVIEKERRGGYLGKTIQVVPHITGEIKERIRKVARGQDVVLVEIGGTVGDIEGLPFLEAARQFALEEGKENVLYIHLTLVPFIRTSGEYKTKPTQHSVNKLREIGIQPDILLCRAETPLPPDAKEKIALFCNVRREAVIEAIDVANIYEIPLVFQRQGLDDLIVRLLRIKRQRSASGKDGILRRWREFVQKQQAAKTDLRIGLCGKYVGLHDSYKSVIEAIHHAAAAVGVRPVIEFIEAEELTSRNVAERLKGLAGVIVPGGFGVRGMAGKIEAVTYCREHRLPFLGLCVGLQIAVIEFARRVCGLESANSTEFDTRTRYPVIYLMPGQRSRKQKGGTMRLGAYPCVIQPGTVAYRCYRRRLISERHRHRYEVNNRFLPLLARYGMVASGISPDGKLVEIIELKSHPFFLATQFHPEFKSRPLAPHPLFVSFLRAGYNRQLQSRDDVDKRDSRNSSHPAS, encoded by the coding sequence GTGGCGAAGTTCATTTTTATCTCCGGCGGGGTGGTTTCTTCGCTGGGTAAAGGAATCGCCACCGCATCAATCGGTTTGCTCCTGAAAAGTCGCGGGTTAAGGGTCGTGCCGTTGAAGTTTGACCCTTATATCAATGTTGACCCGGGAACGATGAGTCCGTTTCAACACGGCGAGGTGTTTGTGACCGATGACGGGGCAGAGACCGATTTGGATTTAGGCCATTATGAGCGGTTTATTGGCCGGGCACTTTCCCGGGACAACAATCTGACCGCCGGGCAGATTTACTCGGCGGTAATTGAAAAGGAACGCCGGGGCGGTTATCTGGGCAAGACGATTCAGGTTGTACCCCATATTACCGGTGAGATAAAGGAGCGGATTCGGAAGGTTGCACGAGGTCAGGATGTGGTGCTGGTGGAAATTGGTGGTACGGTGGGTGATATTGAGGGGCTGCCGTTTCTTGAGGCGGCACGGCAGTTTGCCCTTGAAGAGGGAAAGGAAAATGTCCTTTACATCCATCTGACCCTGGTTCCTTTTATCCGTACATCGGGCGAATACAAGACCAAACCGACCCAGCACTCGGTCAACAAACTCCGGGAGATAGGTATTCAGCCCGACATTTTGCTCTGCCGCGCCGAAACACCATTACCCCCTGATGCCAAGGAGAAGATTGCGCTTTTCTGTAATGTCCGGCGGGAGGCGGTGATTGAGGCGATTGATGTCGCCAATATTTACGAAATCCCGTTGGTGTTTCAGCGTCAGGGTCTTGACGATTTAATTGTTCGGCTGTTAAGGATAAAACGGCAGCGGTCGGCGTCCGGCAAGGACGGCATTTTAAGACGGTGGCGTGAGTTTGTCCAGAAGCAGCAGGCGGCAAAAACTGATTTGCGCATTGGTTTGTGCGGAAAGTATGTTGGGTTGCACGATTCGTACAAGTCGGTAATTGAGGCGATTCATCATGCGGCGGCAGCGGTAGGGGTTCGGCCCGTGATTGAGTTTATTGAAGCGGAGGAACTGACATCAAGAAATGTTGCCGAGCGACTTAAAGGTCTTGCGGGCGTGATTGTGCCCGGCGGTTTTGGTGTGCGGGGAATGGCAGGAAAAATTGAGGCGGTCACCTATTGCCGGGAGCACAGGTTGCCGTTTTTGGGTTTGTGTGTTGGGTTGCAGATTGCGGTGATTGAGTTTGCGCGCCGGGTGTGCGGGCTTGAGAGCGCCAATTCTACCGAGTTCGACACCAGGACCCGGTATCCGGTAATTTATCTGATGCCGGGACAAAGGAGCCGAAAGCAGAAAGGCGGCACGATGCGTCTCGGCGCCTACCCCTGCGTAATTCAACCCGGCACGGTTGCCTATCGTTGTTATCGGCGCCGGCTGATTTCGGAGCGGCACCGGCATCGATATGAGGTGAACAATCGGTTTCTTCCGTTGCTTGCCCGATACGGGATGGTGGCATCAGGCATTTCTCCGGATGGGAAACTTGTTGAAATCATTGAACTTAAATCTCATCCCTTTTTCCTTGCCACCCAGTTTCATCCGGAGTTCAAATCGCGGCCCTTAGCCCCACATCCTTTGTTTGTTTCGTTCCTTAGAGCCGGCTATAACCGTCAACTTCAAAGCCGGGACGATGTTGATAAACGCGATTCTCGCAACAGTTCGCATCCTGCCTCCTGA